The Raphanus sativus cultivar WK10039 unplaced genomic scaffold, ASM80110v3 Scaffold2239, whole genome shotgun sequence region ATTCAGTTTTTCAATAGAAAAGATTTACTTAGAGACATTTAGATGACTTGTTGTTTTCACTAAATTCTAAGCTGTTTTTTTTCAACAAGTTCAAAGATTGTTAAAGAACTTTTTCAAAAACCGAGATTTCGATTTGTGTAAATAAATAACCCTTTAAGAACATATTATCTGTGAGAGACAGAGACGGGACCAGTTAATGTAGAACGGAatgattaaaaactaaaaaagagaGCCTgaaagtgaagagagtatgTTTTGTGTGAATCATGCTTTGTCTTTATCCTGTTTCCTCATGCTCTGTCTTCTTCCAGCTTTTGTTGATCACATTCACAGCAACGCTTATCAATGTTAACGAAGACTCTTGTGAAATTGGGAGCCATATGATTAACCACACAGACAATGATCAGCTGTGGTTTTCCCAAGAGAATTACTGTAAAGCAAAAACAATCGAATAAAACAAGGGAAATAAAGTGTTGTTTTAGAAGGGtagctagtttttttttataacatctaTCTTTTTTACGGTAACTGGAATGTATGTGATCATATTTTGTTGCACGTTGAAGGGTAGCTAGGTTTTATAATCTCATTTAAGACTTAACTAGGAAAATACGAAAAGATAACCccttattttagaaaaataacgAATAGAAAAACCCTTTGCTATGCTATATAGATTCCTCTTGTTACCCGTATAGTTAGCAATTTGCACAACTGTAACACCACTTATGGATGGATCAGCCATTCATTAAATCTTGgtaataagcaaaaaaaaaaaactcttttatcTGTTTTTTTGTGCAGGATTTGGTTGTTCTTTTGTTGGCCCAATCGATCTTCTGTTTGCTTAAAAGCCCATGTCTTCATATTCCTTTTGACCCAAATCTTTTTGAGTGTTTTAATAACAAGAgactttttaaagaaaaacaacctGAAATGAACAATCGGAATAAGCATCGCCTGTATACCGGATAAATGGCGGTGCTAGGTTACAGGGAAGCAAATACAAAGTCTGCAGAGATTTTGCGTTGTAATATCCGAATGAATggcaaattttttaaaagttgtatatatatatctaaacacTAACTAACCACTTCTTTTGCAGATTCATGTCATTCCAAAATTTTTCTTTCAAGTTCTTTAATCATTTTTCCACGAAACAAagttcaactttttttttttttgaaactaacaaAGTTCAACTATTTCGTGAGGAAATATAAGTAAGTATTCCCTATGGCTCGGATCTTGTGACATTGCACATGTTGAAGGCATCAACATTTACGTTACTAAACGTTTGCATGTTTCGTCTGTTCTCTATATTTAATGTGTAATCTAATATGCtaacaagaaaatattaaaaaacaaacaaaaccggACAACTCGATTGAACTAGTTAGATCTGTAATCTTTAATATTTCACCCAAATAAATTTCGGAACGAGATCTCCTTACACATTtactaaacaaatatataatttaattttgtcaaCGAACATATCTAGTAATTTAATATATCATCATTAATCTCATAGAGcagaatatatttttgtgatgGAAACTGAATTCCATTAGATACACATACTATATATCTTCGATACCTTAAAAATGTATGCAACTAGCTAAGTTCATCGCATTAGTCGAATAGAAGGTTGAGTCAAGAAATTTGTTGTACAACTTCAAATTGATAATTTGTAAAGTGGAGAAACAAACAACTAATTAATGTACGTATGAGTCCAAAACAACTCCTACactcaaataaaattttctatattaagTAAAAATAGAACAAATAATCTAATAAGTCTCCTTTGTCTCTACGCCTTATTAGCTTACGTGCCAAATCACAACTGGTTTTAAAATAGTTAGGCTACTTTTATTCCTTACATTGATATAAACCAATTTTAAATCCATTAAGACTCTCCCTAGGATCAACCTTCCTCTGCTACCGCTACAACCGCGTATAACTAAGCCACCGTGACCAGTGACCACCATTTTAATATATCCACCTTCGTACCATAACTCATTTTGAGATCTttccattatttatttttatataaaggtATTAGTAGACCAAAATTATCCTTCTTCATATACTTTTTCCTCTCTTTCGACCCCTGAGGAAATGTGTCTCTTTCAACGCATATCGAGAGCtcattcttcatcttcttcttcaactatCTCGACCCGTATGATATATTGCATACTACTTTCTATTTTTGCATCGTTGGTCTACCTTCTTGTCTCCCTCTCGTTATCAAGGTTTCAACCTAAAGACACTGCCTACTTCTTATCTTCTCAAGATCAATCTCAGAGCCTAACAGAGATCGATCACATCGTCTTTGGGATCGGATCGAGCACTAAGTCGTGGCCTGCACGTAGAGAATATGTTAAGCTTTGGTGGGATGCTCAGAGAATGAGAGGTTGTGTCTTTGTTGACCGTCCCTTGTCGTCTTTGGTGAACGATACAGATTCTAATCTCCTTCCTCCGATTTGTGTTTCCGAAGATACATCACGGTTCAGGTAACTAAGCAAACATTGATATCACCATTATCTAAAAATCAGGTTGGTTggcatattattttattcaaggGGCCTTGATTTAGCTGTGACgcctattattttattttcttagacACCTACCttctaaaatatgtttttttttgtattcatgatattttataattttaattaatattctaGCTATTAGTTATAAAATCGTAGAAAGACTTATTGATTAACTATAtccatttattatttaaactaaaatacaaatctCAACTTGGTTGGAGATTAAACTCAAACTTTCTAAACTCTATGAAATGTTATTACATTTGCAGCTATATCTAAGCATACACAAGATTTAGTGAGAAGTTCTCCAGAGTGCGATTTTTGtaactacaaaaatattattaaaccacTACTCAAAGTCGTGCTTTAAAGTTGTGTGTCAGGTTCAAGACCCTTTTCCGTTCAAGAAACTCTTCATAAACcctttttgtgtgaaaaacaaaatattggttaggttttattttttttatataaaaatgcaaCAATAACTTTATGTCTAACAACAAGATATGATACATGATTAGTTAAAAACAAGTTGGCAAAAGAAAGGATtgactaaaaattatatttctatttattattttggttttaacttTCTAAATAGAGTATAACTAAATCGAATCAGCCCATTGAATTATTGATCATAACCCAACAGATACACTTGGAGAAAAGGTGACCGAAACGCGATTAGGATCGCTCGGTGCGTGTTAGAAACAGTAAGGATGTTTAATACTTCTTCAGAGGAAGTAAGATGGTACGTATTTGGAGACGACGACACAATATTTATCCCTGAAAACCTCGCAAGAACGCTCTCAAAATACGACCACACATCATGGTATTACATAGGAGCAAGCTCAGAGATTTATCACCAGAACTCATTGTTCGGACACGACATGGCATTTGGCGGTGGAGGGATCGCTATAAGCAGCTCGTTGGCTAACGTTTTAGCTAAAAATTTCGATTCTTGTATCGAAAGGTATCCACATTTATACGGAGGAGACTCTAGGATTCATGCTTGTGTGCTTGAGCTTGGAGTTGGATTGTCTCATGAGCCTGGCTTTCATCAGGTTTTTTTCTaacttcttaaaaataaatagtgattcagttttttaccaaaaaaataaatagtgatTAATTTTTGCATAATATTGATTAATTCGTTTTTCAATCTAATCAGTTTGATGTAAAAGGAAATGCATTGGGAATATTGACATCACATTCAACGAGACCGTTGGTGTCTCTACACCACATAGTCCACATTGATCCAATTTTCCCAAACGTAACCACATTCTCTGCCGTCAGCCACCTCTTCTCCGCCATAGAACTTGATCCTCTCCGTATATTTCAAGTCTCCATTTGCTACGACCGTTGGTACTCTTGGACCATCTCTGTCTCCTGGGGCTATGCCGTTCAGGTTAATATTGTTTTCCCTAACTATATAGATGATTTTGCATGACATGTAACTTAAGgttattaattcaaaataatcTTTGTTTGTCTCTAATATTAGATTGAGAGTAAGCATTTATTTCTACGGGATGCTTTGAGGACACAAAAAACGTTCCGACCATGGAAAAATTCAGGCGGGTTGGCAAGTGTGTACACATTCAACACAAGAGATGTTCATCCTGATCCATGCCAAAGACCTGTCACTTTCTTCATGGAacatgtttcttcttctcccagTGATGGAACTATTAAAAGTGTGTACAAGCAAGCTTACCAGAATTGCACGTACGATCCCATTTCATCTCCTCGCAAAATCGAAGAGATTAGAGTATTTTCGACAAGGTTGGATCCCGATATCAGACAAGTAAGCAATATACTTTGTCTAAGTTTTGTGAATTTGGTTTTGGATTAGAGATATTGTGTTTGTATGTGGATAATAGGATAAATAATGAAGTTTTGGTCATCTGTGAAAATCATTTCCTAGATTAGTAGTGATTTGTTGAAATGTCAATTACTAAAGTTTTCCCTATAGATATGTATCCCTTTACTCTGAAATTAGGTACCAATAAAACTAGGAATGTCACATATTATTTACAAGAAGTGCAAGATAAATGCCTGGaaaaggattttttttcttctaagaGATAAATGCTTGGGTATACATTAAGATGTTTCGAATTGCAAgagaatttcaaaataattcagaTAAGTTTGAtaacttgaatatttattatgtgATTTTAGTTGATGATAAAATCTTTCAAAAATCCATTTCAGTGTTGATTTTGAGTGAACTTTGACGTTTAAGCTTAAAACTATCACTGAATTTTTAAAGTGTAAacattaaagttttaaaaatgaaatatcaa contains the following coding sequences:
- the LOC130505398 gene encoding uncharacterized protein LOC130505398, with protein sequence MCLFQRISRAHSSSSSSTISTRMIYCILLSIFASLVYLLVSLSLSRFQPKDTAYFLSSQDQSQSLTEIDHIVFGIGSSTKSWPARREYVKLWWDAQRMRGCVFVDRPLSSLVNDTDSNLLPPICVSEDTSRFRYTWRKGDRNAIRIARCVLETVRMFNTSSEEVRWYVFGDDDTIFIPENLARTLSKYDHTSWYYIGASSEIYHQNSLFGHDMAFGGGGIAISSSLANVLAKNFDSCIERYPHLYGGDSRIHACVLELGVGLSHEPGFHQFDVKGNALGILTSHSTRPLVSLHHIVHIDPIFPNVTTFSAVSHLFSAIELDPLRIFQVSICYDRWYSWTISVSWGYAVQIESKHLFLRDALRTQKTFRPWKNSGGLASVYTFNTRDVHPDPCQRPVTFFMEHVSSSPSDGTIKSVYKQAYQNCTYDPISSPRKIEEIRVFSTRLDPDIRQLKAPRRQCCDILPTSFNGGKVLEIGIRECKEDELIYIHP